The Candidatus Phaeomarinobacter ectocarpi genome includes a region encoding these proteins:
- a CDS encoding SGNH/GDSL hydrolase family protein, whose amino-acid sequence MDRLSPRLRDLLTNLAVSAVSVFVFLLICELLVFRVILPAGSTPDNAYIDDVVRYEPGQTGTWRVRNEIAAPYAINAQGWNSGLEAYPEARTPGVPRIAVVGDSYVEALQVPPDASMAERLSDTLYVSADMPGEVYRFGMSGAPLSQYVHMARHEVADYRPDWLVVLLIHNDFDESFRFQAGRYASSFLKFDVENGQVVGETPPQPLQPSSFGWFRNFATLRFMVYRWQVRPDVILSNLFASSPAEPQTDPAAAPEPADVPTDVQADAPPVEPTAAPKFAANVNLTDLLTVRSDVEAATSYGFEQLQRAATGMGANLLLVMDGDRRSLREGNKNGPALVLNEMAAREADKLGIAFLDLQPVFSADWDANQQRFEHDVDNHWNAHGHDVAARAVAEHIRQHRD is encoded by the coding sequence ATGGACCGCCTCTCGCCCCGCCTTCGTGATCTGCTGACAAACCTCGCGGTTTCTGCCGTGAGTGTGTTTGTCTTTTTGCTCATCTGCGAGTTGCTGGTGTTTCGGGTCATCCTGCCGGCCGGGTCCACGCCGGACAATGCGTATATAGATGACGTGGTGCGGTATGAGCCCGGCCAGACAGGCACCTGGCGGGTGCGCAACGAGATTGCAGCGCCCTATGCCATCAATGCGCAGGGATGGAATTCCGGCCTTGAGGCCTACCCTGAGGCCCGTACCCCCGGGGTGCCGCGCATTGCCGTTGTGGGGGACAGCTACGTGGAGGCGCTTCAGGTGCCGCCCGATGCCAGTATGGCAGAGCGCCTTTCTGACACCCTGTATGTCTCGGCAGACATGCCGGGCGAGGTCTATCGCTTTGGCATGTCCGGCGCGCCGCTGAGCCAGTATGTGCATATGGCGCGGCACGAGGTGGCTGACTACCGCCCCGACTGGCTGGTGGTGCTGCTCATCCACAACGACTTTGACGAGTCATTCCGCTTTCAAGCCGGGCGCTATGCCAGCAGCTTTTTGAAGTTTGATGTGGAAAACGGGCAGGTGGTGGGTGAAACACCGCCGCAGCCGTTGCAGCCGTCGTCCTTTGGCTGGTTTCGCAATTTCGCGACTTTGCGCTTTATGGTCTATCGCTGGCAGGTCCGGCCGGACGTCATCCTGTCCAATCTGTTTGCCTCATCGCCTGCCGAACCGCAGACGGACCCTGCCGCGGCCCCCGAACCGGCAGACGTGCCGACAGACGTGCAGGCGGACGCGCCGCCTGTAGAACCAACGGCAGCGCCGAAATTTGCAGCCAACGTCAATCTGACGGACCTGCTCACTGTGCGCAGCGATGTGGAAGCTGCCACCAGCTATGGCTTTGAGCAGCTGCAGCGGGCCGCAACGGGTATGGGCGCCAATCTGCTGCTGGTGATGGACGGCGACCGGCGCAGTCTGCGGGAGGGCAACAAGAATGGCCCGGCGCTGGTGCTGAACGAGATGGCCGCCCGCGAAGCCGACAAGCTCGGCATTGCTTTTTTGGATCTGCAGCCGGTGTTCTCAGCGGACTGGGACGCCAACCAGCAGC
- a CDS encoding DoxX family protein, which yields MFKTLLAQNELHASTAPLAATLLRVTLGVAFLAHGLLKVLVFTPAGTVAFFESQGFPGVTAYAVIFAEVAGGLALILGLHTRAVALALVPVLIGAALVHLPNGWVFSNPGGGWEFPVIWIFANLVQALLGDGAFALRSPLASGEAR from the coding sequence ATGTTCAAGACACTTCTCGCTCAAAACGAGCTGCACGCCTCAACCGCTCCCCTCGCCGCCACGCTGCTGCGCGTCACGTTGGGAGTAGCCTTCCTCGCCCATGGCCTACTGAAAGTGCTGGTTTTTACACCCGCCGGCACAGTGGCCTTCTTTGAAAGCCAGGGTTTTCCCGGTGTCACGGCCTACGCTGTGATCTTCGCAGAGGTCGCCGGCGGGCTGGCCTTGATCCTCGGCCTGCACACCCGCGCCGTTGCGCTGGCCCTGGTACCGGTTTTGATCGGCGCAGCGCTGGTCCACCTGCCCAATGGCTGGGTGTTCTCCAACCCCGGCGGCGGCTGGGAATTCCCGGTGATCTGGATTTTCGCAAATCTGGTGCAGGCCCTTCTGGGCGATGGCGCCTTCGCCCTGCGCTCCCCCCTTGCGTCAGGTGAGGCCCGCTAG
- the purB gene encoding adenylosuccinate lyase, with amino-acid sequence MIPRYSRPEMADIWSPETKFRIWFEIEAHACTALAKLGVIPEEAAKNIWDKGSKAKFDVARIDEIEREVKHDVIAFLTHLAEFIGEDSRFVHQGMTSSDVLDTCLSVQLTRAADLLLADMDALLAALKKRAIEHKDTVTIGRSHGIHAEPTTFGLKLAQAYAEFERGRMRLEQARADIATCAISGAVGTFANIDPSVEEHVAMEMGLVPEPVSTQVIPRDRHAQFFATLGVIASSVERLATEVRHLQRTEVLEVEEFFSEGQKGSSAMPHKRNPILTENLTGLARLVRGMALPAMENVALWHERDISHSSVERMIGPDATVTLDFALVRLTGVMDKLLVYPENMQANMDKLGGLMHSQRVLLALTQKGVSREDSYRLVQRNAMPVWRGEGVFLDLLKADEDVVLSDAELEDLFDLGYHTKHVDTIFKRVFG; translated from the coding sequence ATGATCCCCCGTTACAGCCGCCCGGAAATGGCCGACATCTGGTCGCCCGAAACCAAGTTCCGCATCTGGTTCGAGATCGAGGCCCATGCCTGCACCGCGCTCGCCAAACTGGGTGTCATTCCCGAAGAAGCCGCCAAAAACATCTGGGACAAGGGCTCCAAGGCCAAGTTTGACGTGGCACGCATCGACGAGATCGAGCGCGAAGTGAAGCACGACGTCATCGCCTTCCTGACCCACCTGGCCGAGTTCATCGGCGAAGACAGCCGCTTCGTCCACCAGGGCATGACCTCGTCCGACGTGCTGGACACCTGCCTCTCCGTCCAGCTCACCCGCGCCGCCGACCTGCTGCTGGCGGACATGGACGCGTTGCTTGCGGCCCTCAAGAAGCGCGCGATCGAGCACAAGGACACGGTCACCATTGGCCGCTCCCACGGCATCCACGCGGAACCCACGACCTTCGGCCTCAAGCTGGCGCAGGCCTATGCGGAATTTGAGCGCGGCCGCATGCGCCTTGAACAGGCCCGCGCCGACATCGCCACCTGCGCCATCTCCGGCGCCGTCGGCACGTTTGCCAATATTGACCCAAGCGTCGAAGAGCACGTGGCCATGGAAATGGGCCTCGTGCCAGAGCCCGTCTCGACGCAGGTCATCCCCCGCGACCGCCACGCCCAGTTCTTTGCAACGCTCGGCGTCATCGCCTCATCGGTTGAGCGGCTGGCAACGGAAGTACGCCATCTTCAGCGTACGGAAGTTCTCGAAGTTGAAGAGTTCTTCTCCGAAGGCCAGAAGGGCTCGTCGGCCATGCCGCACAAGCGCAACCCGATCCTGACCGAGAACCTCACCGGCCTCGCCCGCCTCGTGCGCGGCATGGCCCTGCCGGCCATGGAAAACGTCGCCCTGTGGCACGAGCGCGATATCTCGCATTCAAGCGTCGAACGGATGATCGGCCCGGACGCCACCGTCACCCTCGACTTCGCCCTCGTGCGCCTCACCGGCGTCATGGACAAGCTGCTGGTCTATCCGGAAAACATGCAGGCCAACATGGACAAGCTCGGCGGCCTCATGCACTCCCAGCGCGTGCTCCTCGCCCTGACGCAAAAAGGCGTCAGCCGCGAAGACAGCTACCGTCTGGTCCAGCGCAACGCCATGCCAGTGTGGCGCGGCGAAGGCGTGTTCCTCGACCTGCTGAAAGCCGACGAAGACGTGGTCCTGTCAGACGCCGAACTCGAAGACCTGTTTGACCTCGGCTACCACACCAAACACGTCGACACGATCTTCAAGCGGGTGTTTGGGTAA
- a CDS encoding CPCC family cysteine-rich protein produces MFPCVCCGYLVNDEPPGSHNICPICGWEDDISQLRFPELAGGANKLSLLDAQSQMDGLDVSNKARALDVRREVGWRLIDLELDDIERPVSGNDYGVSYPEGERSLYYWADEYWRRTRN; encoded by the coding sequence GTGTTTCCGTGTGTCTGTTGCGGCTATCTGGTGAATGACGAACCTCCGGGCTCGCACAACATCTGCCCGATCTGTGGCTGGGAAGATGATATCTCACAATTGCGGTTTCCGGAATTGGCAGGTGGCGCAAACAAGTTGTCTTTGCTTGATGCCCAAAGCCAGATGGACGGGTTGGACGTTTCCAACAAGGCGCGTGCGCTGGACGTTAGACGGGAAGTCGGGTGGCGGCTCATAGATTTGGAATTAGATGATATTGAAAGACCTGTTTCCGGAAACGACTACGGTGTGTCGTACCCGGAAGGGGAGAGATCGCTTTACTACTGGGCTGATGAGTATTGGCGCCGGACGCGAAACTAA
- a CDS encoding competence/damage-inducible protein A, which yields MSTSDKKVTAAVIMIGDEILSGRTQDKNLGFIATWLGERGIRVMEARVVPDIEDEIVDAVNTLRAKFDYVFTSGGIGPTHDDITADSIAAAFGVPIGHHPEAMARLQAHYDASDIEFNDARKRMARIPDTATLIDNPVSKAPGFQIGNVFVMAGIPSVMQAMITGIEDRLTGGARMLACSVAGQIAEGVIAEPLGVLQDKYPQVSMGSYPYYKDGTFGANLVFRTTDADLLAKVQNEAIEMVRALGVEPVVGDGT from the coding sequence ATGAGTACGTCAGATAAAAAAGTAACTGCCGCCGTCATCATGATCGGTGATGAAATTCTCTCCGGGCGCACCCAGGACAAGAATCTGGGGTTCATTGCCACCTGGCTGGGGGAGCGGGGCATCCGGGTGATGGAAGCCCGCGTTGTGCCGGACATCGAAGACGAGATCGTGGACGCAGTGAACACGCTGCGGGCGAAGTTTGACTATGTCTTCACGTCCGGTGGCATCGGCCCGACCCATGACGACATCACGGCTGACTCGATTGCTGCAGCGTTCGGCGTGCCCATTGGTCACCACCCTGAGGCCATGGCGCGGCTGCAGGCGCATTACGATGCGTCGGACATCGAGTTCAACGATGCGCGCAAGCGCATGGCGCGCATTCCCGACACCGCGACCCTGATCGACAACCCGGTCTCCAAAGCGCCGGGCTTTCAGATCGGCAATGTGTTTGTGATGGCGGGCATCCCCTCGGTGATGCAGGCGATGATCACCGGCATCGAGGACCGTCTGACGGGCGGTGCCAGGATGCTGGCGTGTTCGGTCGCCGGGCAGATTGCCGAAGGCGTGATTGCGGAGCCGCTGGGCGTGCTGCAGGACAAGTATCCGCAGGTCTCCATGGGCAGCTATCCCTATTACAAGGACGGCACTTTCGGAGCGAATCTGGTGTTCCGCACAACCGATGCAGACCTGCTGGCCAAGGTGCAGAATGAGGCCATCGAGATGGTCCGCGCGCTTGGTGTCGAGCCGGTTGTCGGGGACGGCACCTGA
- a CDS encoding contact-dependent growth inhibition system immunity protein gives MEQKIVLVTHQRTEIEKFASFFHQDWRYIYDSADKARADYLKQVGERQRQILEREIRAFLLAQSGNGSQAVLKAWCKLGVNNWDPKVQVKPWLNGALEVIDLLAQD, from the coding sequence TTGGAACAAAAAATAGTATTAGTAACTCATCAGCGGACTGAGATAGAAAAATTTGCCTCCTTTTTCCATCAGGACTGGAGGTACATTTATGATAGTGCGGACAAAGCTAGGGCTGACTATCTGAAACAGGTTGGTGAGCGGCAAAGACAGATCCTAGAGCGCGAGATAAGGGCTTTTTTATTGGCGCAGTCTGGCAACGGCTCACAAGCAGTCTTGAAAGCATGGTGCAAGCTGGGGGTTAATAACTGGGACCCTAAAGTTCAGGTCAAGCCATGGCTCAATGGCGCGTTGGAGGTCATTGATTTGCTTGCACAGGATTAA
- a CDS encoding LysR family transcriptional regulator has protein sequence MDRLSTLEVFVAVAERGSFSKAAEDLGLSNSAVSKQVAALEDRLGARLLNRTTRRVSLTDVGQAYWERARAVLADLEEADAAAASLHDEARGLLKLSVPFSFSLRHLSPVLSEFMAAHPRLEVDLVLNDRFVDIVDEGFDVAIRIGTLADSSLKARRIAPVRRVLAASPAFLDRVGRPQTPDDVDGDWCLRYSIGGDALDLEREDTPGEVAAQIRSTGPLRVNNGDMIREAMLAGGGIASLPTFIIGDDLKSGALERVLPDWCASTIAMYAVYPPGKVLSAKVRLLIDLLVERFGPVPSWDAFEER, from the coding sequence ATGGACCGGTTATCGACCCTGGAAGTCTTCGTGGCGGTGGCGGAGCGGGGCAGTTTTTCCAAGGCGGCGGAGGATTTGGGCTTATCGAATTCGGCGGTCTCCAAACAGGTGGCTGCCCTTGAGGATCGGCTGGGCGCCCGGCTGCTCAACCGCACGACTCGGCGGGTGAGCCTCACCGATGTGGGGCAGGCCTATTGGGAGCGGGCGCGGGCGGTGCTGGCTGATCTGGAAGAGGCGGATGCGGCTGCGGCCAGTCTGCATGACGAGGCCCGCGGCCTGCTCAAGCTATCCGTGCCGTTTTCCTTCAGCCTGCGGCATCTGTCGCCGGTGCTGTCGGAGTTCATGGCGGCGCACCCCAGGCTTGAAGTTGATCTCGTGCTGAATGACCGTTTCGTGGACATTGTGGATGAGGGGTTCGACGTGGCCATTCGCATCGGCACGCTGGCGGATTCAAGCCTCAAGGCCCGGCGCATTGCCCCGGTCCGCCGGGTGCTCGCGGCGTCACCGGCTTTCCTCGACCGCGTGGGGCGTCCCCAGACGCCGGACGACGTGGATGGAGACTGGTGTCTTCGATATTCCATCGGCGGGGACGCGCTGGACCTGGAACGTGAAGACACGCCGGGTGAAGTGGCCGCCCAGATACGGTCGACCGGCCCCCTGCGCGTCAACAATGGCGACATGATCCGCGAAGCCATGCTGGCGGGCGGCGGCATTGCCAGCCTGCCAACCTTCATCATCGGCGATGATCTGAAATCAGGCGCGCTCGAACGCGTCCTGCCGGACTGGTGCGCCTCGACCATCGCCATGTATGCGGTCTATCCGCCGGGCAAGGTGCTGTCTGCAAAGGTCCGTCTGCTGATCGATTTGCTGGTGGAGCGCTTTGGCCCCGTGCCGTCATGGGATGCGTTTGAGGAACGCTAA
- the radC gene encoding RadC family protein — translation MSGFEDTGGKPLPKLQPETRNGESAKAKAETAPNPSSAKPAPGNSPKKDPPSHTGHRQRLRERFIQGGADALPDYELLEMILFRAIPRRDTKPLAKDLLKRFGGFNEVITAPMARLIEVPGVSEGVATELKLVQAASLRLAKSKVMGRPAISSWSSLVDYCTAAMAYETTEQFRILFLDRKNILIADEVQSRGTIDHTPVYTREVVKRALDLGASAIILVHNHPSGDPTPSRADVDMTKKIEDAAKPVGVALHDHLIIGKGNHTSLRQLGLL, via the coding sequence ATGTCGGGCTTCGAGGACACAGGCGGAAAGCCACTCCCCAAGCTACAACCTGAAACGCGCAATGGTGAGTCCGCAAAGGCCAAGGCCGAAACTGCGCCGAACCCATCGTCGGCAAAGCCTGCGCCCGGGAACAGTCCAAAGAAGGATCCTCCCTCCCACACCGGCCACCGCCAGCGTCTGCGCGAGCGGTTCATTCAGGGCGGTGCCGATGCCCTGCCCGACTACGAGCTGCTGGAGATGATCCTGTTCCGCGCCATCCCCCGGCGCGATACCAAGCCGCTGGCAAAAGACCTTCTCAAGCGCTTTGGCGGCTTCAACGAAGTTATCACCGCGCCGATGGCGCGCCTGATTGAAGTGCCCGGCGTGTCGGAAGGTGTGGCCACCGAACTCAAGCTCGTGCAGGCAGCGTCCCTGAGGCTGGCAAAGTCAAAAGTCATGGGCCGCCCGGCAATTTCCAGCTGGTCGTCCCTCGTGGACTACTGCACCGCTGCCATGGCCTATGAAACAACCGAGCAGTTCCGCATTCTGTTTCTCGATCGCAAGAACATTCTGATTGCGGACGAAGTTCAAAGCCGCGGCACCATCGACCACACCCCGGTCTATACCCGCGAAGTCGTGAAGCGCGCTCTTGATCTGGGCGCCAGCGCCATCATCCTCGTCCACAACCACCCGTCCGGCGACCCCACGCCAAGCCGCGCCGACGTGGACATGACCAAGAAGATCGAAGACGCCGCCAAGCCAGTTGGCGTTGCCCTGCATGACCACCTGATCATCGGCAAAGGCAACCACACGAGCCTGCGGCAGCTGGGGCTGCTCTAG
- the map gene encoding type I methionyl aminopeptidase, with translation MNYVDAFDAPLVNTGAIKLHGSADFEGMRKAGQMSAAALDMLVPHVVPGVTTGELDQRVLEFALDHGVVPATYGYRGYRHSSCTSINHVVCHGIPGDKALKNGDIVNIDVTLLVDGWHGDTSRMYAVGDINRKAERLIDVTYQGMMRGIEVVKPGATLGDIGAAIQTYAEAERCGVVRDFCGHGLGKVFHDAPNILHYGKAGEGQELKPGMFFTIEPMINLGRPHVKLLSDGWTAVTRDRSLSAQFEHSIGVTDDGYEIFTTSPAGLHCPPYA, from the coding sequence ATGAATTACGTGGATGCCTTCGACGCGCCGCTCGTCAACACCGGAGCCATCAAGCTGCATGGTTCGGCTGACTTTGAAGGCATGCGCAAGGCCGGACAGATGTCCGCTGCCGCCCTCGACATGCTGGTGCCCCACGTCGTGCCCGGCGTCACCACCGGCGAACTCGATCAGCGCGTTCTGGAATTTGCGCTGGACCATGGCGTGGTGCCCGCAACCTATGGCTATCGCGGCTACCGGCATTCCTCCTGCACCTCCATCAATCACGTGGTGTGTCACGGCATCCCCGGCGACAAGGCGCTGAAGAACGGCGACATCGTCAACATTGACGTGACCCTGCTGGTCGACGGCTGGCACGGCGACACCAGCCGCATGTATGCGGTGGGTGATATCAACCGCAAGGCAGAGCGTCTCATCGACGTGACCTATCAGGGCATGATGCGCGGCATTGAGGTCGTAAAACCCGGCGCAACGCTCGGTGACATCGGCGCGGCCATCCAGACATACGCGGAAGCAGAACGCTGCGGCGTCGTGCGGGACTTCTGCGGTCACGGTCTGGGCAAGGTGTTTCACGACGCGCCCAACATCCTGCATTACGGCAAGGCAGGCGAAGGCCAGGAACTCAAACCCGGCATGTTCTTCACCATCGAGCCGATGATCAATCTGGGTCGGCCCCATGTGAAGCTGCTGTCTGATGGCTGGACGGCGGTGACCCGCGACCGGTCCCTCTCCGCCCAGTTCGAGCACTCCATCGGCGTGACCGATGACGGCTACGAGATTTTCACGACCTCACCGGCCGGGCTCCACTGCCCGCCTTACGCTTAA
- a CDS encoding PaaI family thioesterase — MTNTADRLNANPLPLAKHLGIRFVSAEPDAVVAELEITEELCTSGNIMHGGTAMALADTVGAVATFLNLPDGAGGTTTVESKTNFLAACPAGQTVKATSTPVHRGRRTQMWQTRIERADGKLVALTSQTQMIL; from the coding sequence ATGACCAACACAGCAGACCGGCTCAACGCCAACCCTCTGCCGCTTGCCAAGCATCTGGGCATCCGGTTTGTCTCCGCCGAGCCTGACGCAGTGGTGGCGGAACTTGAGATTACTGAAGAGCTGTGCACGTCCGGCAACATCATGCATGGCGGCACCGCTATGGCGCTGGCGGACACAGTGGGGGCGGTGGCCACCTTCCTGAACCTGCCGGACGGGGCCGGCGGCACCACGACCGTTGAGAGCAAGACCAACTTCCTGGCGGCATGCCCCGCCGGCCAGACCGTCAAAGCAACGTCCACGCCGGTGCATCGCGGTCGGCGCACACAGATGTGGCAGACCCGCATCGAGCGCGCAGACGGCAAGCTCGTGGCACTTACCAGTCAGACACAAATGATCCTTTGA
- a CDS encoding GNAT family N-acetyltransferase: MAVQIELVHDALPDGIDALVTASKAEGIRNISMLVDQWHTGEQRFNQHNAALFAAFQHGQLAGIGGITREDGLDEPAMRVRRFYVLPPYRRSGIATALARACMTHGLRICPTLTCNAQASDAAGVFWQAMGFDAVQMPTITHVFQTAKSR; this comes from the coding sequence ATGGCAGTGCAGATTGAATTGGTTCATGACGCACTGCCCGATGGCATCGACGCGCTTGTGACAGCCAGCAAAGCCGAGGGGATACGCAATATCTCCATGCTGGTGGACCAGTGGCACACCGGCGAGCAGCGCTTCAATCAGCACAACGCCGCGCTGTTCGCAGCCTTTCAGCATGGCCAGCTTGCCGGCATCGGTGGAATCACCCGCGAAGACGGTCTGGATGAGCCCGCCATGCGCGTGCGGCGGTTTTACGTGCTGCCACCGTATCGCCGGTCCGGCATTGCCACTGCGCTGGCCAGGGCTTGCATGACGCACGGTCTCCGCATCTGCCCCACCCTCACCTGCAATGCACAGGCAAGCGATGCGGCAGGTGTGTTCTGGCAGGCCATGGGCTTTGACGCGGTTCAGATGCCGACCATCACGCATGTTTTCCAGACTGCAAAAAGTCGGTAG
- the sfsA gene encoding DNA/RNA nuclease SfsA, which produces MKLPALVSGTLIKRYKRFLADVELDTGETITAHCANPGAMMGLNDPGNRVWLSKSDNPKRKLAYSWELVEVDGTLIGINTSMPNKLAEEAIAADRIKELTGYANMRREVKYGQNSRIDILLEDDKKPLTYVEVKNVHLMREPGLAEFPDSVTARGAKHLVELGDMAEQGHRAVMLYLVQYPGTQRFKLADDIDTKYAAALEIARGRGVETLCYGCDITTDAIELTYQLDIEI; this is translated from the coding sequence ATGAAACTCCCCGCTCTCGTCTCCGGCACACTCATCAAGCGCTACAAGCGGTTCCTCGCGGATGTTGAACTCGACACCGGCGAAACCATCACCGCCCATTGCGCCAATCCCGGCGCCATGATGGGGCTGAATGATCCCGGCAACCGGGTGTGGCTCTCCAAGTCGGACAATCCCAAGCGCAAGCTCGCCTATTCCTGGGAACTGGTGGAGGTGGACGGCACGCTCATCGGCATCAATACGTCCATGCCCAACAAGCTGGCAGAGGAAGCCATTGCAGCCGACCGGATCAAGGAGCTGACGGGCTATGCCAACATGCGCCGAGAGGTGAAATATGGGCAGAACAGCCGCATCGACATCCTGCTGGAAGATGACAAAAAACCGCTTACCTATGTGGAAGTGAAAAACGTCCACCTGATGCGAGAGCCGGGACTGGCGGAGTTTCCCGACAGCGTGACGGCACGCGGCGCCAAACACCTGGTGGAGCTGGGCGATATGGCCGAACAGGGCCACCGCGCGGTGATGCTGTATCTGGTGCAATATCCCGGCACACAGCGCTTCAAGCTGGCGGACGACATCGACACGAAATACGCCGCTGCGCTGGAAATCGCCCGGGGTCGCGGTGTGGAAACACTATGTTATGGTTGTGACATCACAACGGATGCCATTGAGCTGACCTATCAGCTTGATATCGAGATTTAA